One genomic segment of Alkalimarinus alittae includes these proteins:
- a CDS encoding dihydrofolate reductase translates to MKKSIIVAMAENRVIGRNNKLPWYLPNDLKYFKSVTMGKPIIMGRKTFESIGKPLPGRLNLVITRNTAWQHDGVTVVHTFEEAFAKAEATALINGVDEVMIIGGDQIYQSSLDLVDRIYLTKVHAEVEGDAWFTEVDWPQWEETAREDFKAEGSNPYDYSFIVYERK, encoded by the coding sequence ATGAAGAAATCGATCATTGTTGCGATGGCAGAAAATAGAGTTATCGGTAGAAATAACAAACTCCCTTGGTATCTGCCTAATGACCTAAAATATTTTAAGTCAGTCACAATGGGCAAGCCCATCATTATGGGGCGTAAAACATTTGAGTCAATTGGTAAGCCTTTGCCGGGTCGTTTGAATTTGGTGATTACAAGAAATACTGCATGGCAACATGACGGTGTTACGGTTGTTCATACGTTTGAAGAGGCTTTTGCAAAAGCAGAGGCAACGGCGTTAATTAATGGCGTTGATGAAGTGATGATTATTGGTGGTGATCAGATTTATCAAAGTTCGTTAGATTTGGTGGACAGAATTTATCTTACAAAAGTACATGCAGAGGTAGAAGGGGATGCTTGGTTTACTGAAGTCGACTGGCCGCAATGGGAAGAAACTGCGCGAGAAGATTTTAAGGCAGAAGGCTCGAACCCGTATGACTATAGCTTTATTGTTTATGAGCGCAAGTAA
- the ilvD gene encoding dihydroxy-acid dehydratase has protein sequence MPIYRSKTSTAGRNMAGARALWRATGMKDDDFKKPIIAVANSFTQFVPGHVHLKDLGQLVCREIEKAGGVAKEFDTIAIDDGIAMGHDGMLYSLPSRDLIADSVEYMVNGHCADALVCISNCDKITPGMVNAALRLNIPTIFVSGGPMEAGKTKLSEHKLDLVDAMVIAADPDADDAAVEEYERSACPTCGSCSGMFTANSMNCLTEAIGLSLPGNGTVLATHADREALFLQAGRTIVDITRRYYEQDDESVLPRSIASFKAFENAITLDVAMGGSTNTILHLLAAAQEAEIDFTLKHINELSHKIPQLCKVAPNSPDYHMEDVHRAGGIMGILGELDRAGLLHTDLPTVHSKTLGEALDKWDIMRNNDPAIAEFYKAGPGGIPTQTAFSQSTRWPSLDGNRESGCIRSKENAYSQEGGLAVLYGNIAEDGCVVKTAGVDESIWVFNGTARIFESQDSAVEGILNDDVKAGDVVIIRYEGPKGGPGMQEMLYPTSYLKSKGLGAACALLTDGRFSGGTSGLSIGHASPEAASGGAIALIEEGDSITIDIPNNAINVNVSDEVLAERRAAMNAKGKDGWKPAEPRKRKVSAALKAYAMLATSADKGAVRNLDMLD, from the coding sequence ATGCCAATATATCGCTCAAAAACCTCTACCGCAGGCCGTAACATGGCTGGCGCTCGCGCTTTATGGCGCGCCACCGGAATGAAAGATGACGATTTTAAAAAGCCAATTATTGCTGTCGCCAACTCATTTACACAATTTGTGCCTGGGCATGTCCACCTAAAAGACTTAGGCCAATTGGTTTGTAGAGAAATCGAAAAAGCTGGCGGGGTTGCAAAAGAATTTGACACTATCGCCATCGATGACGGTATCGCGATGGGCCATGACGGCATGCTATACAGTCTTCCTTCTCGTGACCTTATTGCAGACTCTGTCGAATACATGGTTAACGGGCACTGTGCTGACGCACTCGTTTGTATATCTAATTGCGATAAAATCACACCCGGAATGGTTAATGCCGCTCTACGCTTAAATATTCCAACAATATTCGTATCGGGCGGTCCGATGGAAGCAGGTAAAACCAAGCTATCAGAACACAAGCTTGACCTCGTTGATGCTATGGTTATTGCAGCAGACCCAGACGCTGACGACGCTGCCGTTGAAGAGTATGAGCGTAGCGCTTGCCCAACCTGTGGTTCATGCTCAGGTATGTTTACAGCCAACTCAATGAACTGCCTAACCGAAGCCATTGGCCTTTCTCTACCAGGAAACGGCACAGTATTAGCCACTCACGCTGATCGTGAAGCGCTATTCCTGCAAGCAGGCAGAACCATTGTCGACATTACTCGTCGCTATTACGAGCAAGACGATGAATCTGTATTGCCTCGCTCGATTGCTAGCTTCAAAGCGTTTGAAAACGCAATCACACTTGATGTGGCTATGGGTGGTTCCACCAATACCATTTTGCACCTACTAGCAGCAGCACAAGAAGCAGAGATTGATTTCACCCTTAAGCATATTAATGAGCTATCTCATAAGATACCTCAACTATGTAAAGTAGCGCCAAACTCACCTGACTACCATATGGAAGATGTCCACCGTGCAGGCGGCATCATGGGGATCTTAGGTGAACTCGATCGTGCAGGTTTACTGCATACCGATCTACCTACGGTACACTCAAAAACGCTAGGTGAAGCGTTGGATAAGTGGGATATAATGCGTAATAACGACCCTGCTATTGCCGAGTTCTATAAAGCAGGCCCAGGCGGTATTCCAACACAAACAGCCTTTAGCCAGAGTACTCGTTGGCCAAGTTTGGACGGAAACAGAGAATCTGGCTGTATTCGCTCAAAAGAAAATGCGTATTCACAAGAAGGGGGTCTAGCGGTCTTATACGGAAACATCGCTGAAGATGGATGTGTTGTGAAAACCGCAGGTGTAGATGAATCTATTTGGGTATTCAATGGCACCGCTAGAATCTTCGAAAGCCAAGATTCTGCAGTAGAAGGCATTCTTAACGATGATGTGAAAGCGGGTGATGTAGTCATTATTCGGTATGAAGGCCCCAAAGGCGGACCGGGCATGCAGGAAATGCTCTACCCAACAAGCTACCTAAAATCAAAGGGGCTAGGCGCAGCCTGTGCACTTCTGACTGATGGGCGTTTTTCAGGTGGAACATCGGGGTTGTCTATTGGGCATGCTTCACCAGAAGCCGCTTCTGGCGGCGCTATCGCTTTGATCGAAGAAGGCGACAGCATCACTATCGATATCCCTAACAACGCGATCAACGTGAATGTAAGTGATGAAGTACTAGCAGAGCGCCGCGCAGCCATGAACGCAAAAGGTAAAGATGGCTGGAAACCAGCAGAACCTCGCAAACGCAAGGTATCTGCAGCGTTAAAAGCGTATGCGATGCTAGCAACTAGCGCCGATAAAGGCGCCGTAAGAAACTTGGATATGCTAGATTAA